The Candidatus Methylomirabilota bacterium genome contains a region encoding:
- a CDS encoding branched-chain amino acid ABC transporter permease — translation MSGIGAVWAIELGLFVLVVAALLAERPAAVAATVAAIVVLAAVARLSARLWRWTTATFLAHRTAALAGAALCAVALPVLLRTSPYWTFVVTMALLYVTIAQGLNLQLGSAGVINLAGAAFSGLGGYTVGLLTVKLGLPPWLAVLLGPLAAVAVGAILFVPILKTRGHYLALVTIAFGFIFNILVNNLEFTGGPQGIKNIPTLQPFGYAFTAPLRLGGLTLPYHANFYYAALAMAALVTWLAWRLHNSWFGLTLNTLRDDEIAAKCSGVSVVRYKLLAFSIGNFFIGLGGALYAVMVGFVSPPDFDFGYSLIMVSVIILGGLDSIPGVVLGACLLIPLPERFRMLHEYRLLLYGLAIILVLLYRPWGLWPAAVRRYGLRETEVRA, via the coding sequence ATGAGCGGCATAGGGGCGGTCTGGGCCATCGAGCTGGGCCTCTTTGTCCTGGTCGTGGCCGCGCTCCTGGCCGAGCGCCCGGCTGCGGTGGCGGCGACCGTGGCCGCGATCGTCGTCCTCGCCGCCGTCGCCCGGCTGTCGGCTCGCCTCTGGCGCTGGACGACGGCGACGTTCCTGGCCCACCGGACGGCGGCCCTGGCGGGCGCTGCCCTCTGCGCGGTGGCGCTGCCGGTCCTTCTCCGCACGAGCCCGTACTGGACGTTCGTCGTCACCATGGCGCTCCTCTACGTCACGATCGCCCAGGGCCTCAACCTCCAGCTCGGGAGCGCCGGGGTCATCAATCTGGCCGGCGCCGCCTTTTCGGGCCTCGGTGGTTACACGGTGGGGCTGCTGACCGTGAAGCTCGGCCTCCCTCCCTGGCTCGCGGTGCTGCTGGGGCCACTGGCGGCGGTGGCGGTCGGCGCCATCCTCTTCGTTCCGATCCTGAAGACGCGCGGCCACTACCTGGCACTGGTCACGATCGCCTTCGGGTTCATCTTCAACATCCTGGTGAACAACCTCGAGTTCACCGGAGGACCCCAGGGGATCAAGAACATCCCGACGCTCCAGCCGTTCGGCTACGCATTCACCGCGCCGCTCCGGCTCGGCGGGCTCACCCTGCCGTACCATGCGAACTTTTATTACGCCGCCCTCGCCATGGCGGCGCTCGTGACCTGGCTCGCCTGGCGGCTCCACAACTCCTGGTTCGGGCTCACCCTCAACACGCTCCGGGACGACGAGATTGCCGCGAAGTGCAGCGGCGTGTCGGTGGTCCGGTACAAGCTGCTCGCGTTCTCCATCGGGAACTTCTTCATCGGGCTGGGCGGGGCGCTCTACGCGGTGATGGTGGGCTTCGTCTCGCCGCCCGACTTCGACTTCGGCTACTCGCTGATCATGGTCTCCGTCATCATCCTGGGCGGCCTGGACTCGATCCCGGGCGTCGTCCTCGGCGCGTGCCTCCTGATCCCGCTCCCCGAGCGGTTTCGCATGCTTCACGAGTACCGGCTCCTCCTCTACGGCCTGGCGATCATCCTCGTGCTCCTCTACCGGCCCTGGGGCTTGTGGCCGGCCGCGGTGCGGCGCTACGGGCTGCGCGAGACCGAGGTGCGCGCGTGA